The Polyangiaceae bacterium genome includes a window with the following:
- the mutL gene encoding DNA mismatch repair endonuclease MutL: protein MGRIRVLSPELANQIAAGEVVERPASAVKELVENALDAGATRCDVAIAAGGVALLSVSDDGSGMTSEDAALAVERHATSKLQSLEQLSHVASFGFRGEALPSIASVSRFTLRSRAREGDAGVEIRIEGGATPSVTPTGMAVGTTVMVEDLFFNVPARRKFLRSTGTESGHVSDVLEAAALARPEVTFTLERDGRQVREWLRASSREERVAQLNPDEDLAACRGERGPLRVEAFLSRPERARAGAGGLRLLVNGRPVKDRALALSVAQAYGSVLERGRYPRGVVFVDLPAELVDVNVHPQKAEVRFADPRATSDALYSVLSKALASAFSLPAPSRSPWGHRPQAPVPGFPKKRDDGPDPWGLSGAATPAATPAAQPEEAAPEPVLAVRDSAAAPIQPRPEKQWASLRFVAQVRQTFLVCEAEDGLYVLDQHAAAERVNFDRLRKAYGQKNVASQALLFPLTIEVTAAEAEFVEQHGEAMAGAGLDLRVRGPESVSIHAVPRLLQRASPERLVRDLLSEMMRTGGRGFSNAVDLALATMACHGSIRAGDPLSPEEATALLQALDHADFAGHCPHGRPVVTFTSWNELDRKVGRR from the coding sequence ATGGGCCGCATCCGGGTGCTATCGCCGGAGCTGGCGAACCAGATCGCCGCGGGCGAGGTGGTCGAGCGTCCCGCGAGCGCCGTCAAGGAGCTGGTGGAGAATGCGCTGGACGCCGGCGCCACGCGTTGCGACGTGGCCATCGCCGCCGGTGGTGTCGCGCTCCTGTCCGTGAGCGACGACGGCAGCGGCATGACCTCGGAAGACGCGGCGCTCGCCGTCGAGCGTCACGCCACCAGCAAGCTCCAGAGCCTCGAGCAGCTGTCCCACGTGGCGAGCTTCGGCTTCCGGGGGGAGGCGCTGCCCAGCATCGCGAGCGTGAGCCGCTTCACGCTGCGGAGCCGCGCGCGCGAGGGTGACGCCGGAGTGGAGATCCGCATCGAAGGGGGCGCGACTCCCAGTGTGACTCCGACGGGCATGGCCGTGGGCACCACCGTGATGGTGGAAGATCTGTTCTTCAACGTGCCGGCGCGCCGTAAGTTCCTGCGCTCGACGGGCACGGAGTCCGGCCACGTGTCGGACGTGCTCGAGGCGGCCGCGCTGGCGCGCCCGGAAGTGACGTTCACCCTCGAGCGCGACGGTCGCCAAGTGCGCGAGTGGCTGCGCGCGAGCAGCCGAGAAGAGCGCGTGGCACAGCTGAACCCGGACGAGGATCTGGCGGCGTGCCGCGGCGAGCGGGGGCCGCTTCGGGTGGAGGCGTTCCTGTCCCGCCCCGAGCGGGCGCGGGCGGGAGCCGGCGGACTGCGTCTGCTCGTGAACGGCCGCCCGGTGAAGGATCGCGCGCTCGCGCTGTCCGTGGCGCAGGCGTACGGCAGTGTGCTCGAGCGCGGGCGCTATCCCCGCGGCGTGGTGTTCGTGGATCTGCCGGCGGAGCTCGTGGACGTGAACGTGCATCCGCAAAAGGCCGAGGTGCGCTTCGCCGATCCCCGCGCCACGAGCGACGCGCTCTACTCCGTGCTGTCCAAGGCGCTGGCCAGCGCCTTCTCGCTGCCCGCGCCGTCGCGTTCGCCCTGGGGCCATCGCCCTCAGGCGCCCGTCCCCGGCTTCCCCAAGAAGCGGGATGATGGACCGGATCCTTGGGGTTTGTCCGGCGCGGCAACTCCCGCAGCGACCCCTGCGGCGCAGCCGGAAGAAGCAGCGCCGGAGCCGGTGCTGGCAGTCCGCGATTCCGCGGCTGCACCCATCCAGCCGCGTCCGGAAAAGCAGTGGGCGTCCCTCCGCTTCGTCGCTCAGGTGCGGCAGACGTTCCTGGTGTGCGAGGCCGAAGACGGCCTCTACGTCTTGGATCAACACGCCGCCGCGGAGCGCGTGAATTTCGACCGGCTGCGCAAGGCCTACGGGCAGAAGAACGTGGCGAGTCAGGCGCTGCTGTTCCCGCTCACCATCGAGGTGACGGCCGCCGAGGCGGAGTTCGTCGAGCAACATGGTGAAGCGATGGCCGGCGCCGGCTTGGATCTACGGGTGCGCGGCCCGGAGAGCGTCAGCATCCACGCCGTGCCACGGTTGCTCCAGCGCGCCAGCCCGGAGCGATTGGTGCGGGATCTGTTGTCGGAGATGATGCGCACCGGCGGACGCGGCTTCTCCAACGCGGTGGACCTCGCCCTGGCCACGATGGCGTGTCACGGCTCCATCCGGGCGGGGGACCCGCTGTCGCCGGAGGAAGCGACGGCACTCCTGCAAGCGTTGGATCACGCGGACTTCGCCGGGCACTGCCCCCACGGCCGTCCGGTGGTGACGTTCACGAGCTGGAACGAGCTGGATCGCAAGGTGGGTCGTCGTTAG
- a CDS encoding polysaccharide-degrading enzyme: MAQAADYEVGPGQAYAAIGDVPWESLAPGDHVLIHWRDTPYKEKWVIGVSGTEAAPIVISGVPAADGKLPVIDGNGATTRTELDYTNEVRGVIKIGTSSVPPETTPAWIVIENLDVRSGRPPFTFTDHSGGTQSYVDNAASIYVEKAQHLVIRNCIIRDSGNGLFIGVFNGETQDVLVEGNYVYDNGIEGSFYQHNSYTAALGITFQYNHYGPLRTGCGGNNLKDRSAGTVIRYNWLEGGNRQLDLVDGEDHPSVPNSPSYHETFVYGNVLFEPNDDGNSQIVHYGGDSGDESIYRKGTLYFYNNTVVSHRSGNTTLLRLSTNEEHADVRNNVISVSGAGSSLAMLGESGVLNLQNNWITSGWVDSHDNFGGTLTDGGNLDGESAPGFVSDADFHLAAGSSCIDAGMAQAPAVLPANDVLNQYVVHQAGQARPQVGSLDLGAFELCDSDCPTPDGGVITPDAGTGGSGNTGGSGNTGGGKNNTGGSNAASGSGDDSGCGCRAAPAPVSAFAGLSFGALALLLLRRRRLQ, from the coding sequence ATGGCGCAGGCGGCGGACTACGAGGTTGGTCCAGGGCAGGCCTACGCTGCCATTGGCGACGTGCCGTGGGAGTCCCTCGCGCCGGGAGACCACGTGCTCATCCACTGGCGCGACACACCGTACAAGGAAAAGTGGGTCATCGGCGTGAGCGGCACCGAAGCAGCCCCCATCGTGATCTCCGGTGTGCCCGCGGCGGACGGCAAGCTGCCGGTGATCGACGGCAACGGCGCCACCACCCGCACCGAGCTCGACTACACCAACGAGGTGCGCGGGGTCATCAAGATCGGGACTTCCAGCGTGCCGCCGGAGACCACGCCAGCGTGGATCGTGATCGAGAACCTGGACGTGCGCTCGGGCAGGCCGCCCTTCACCTTCACGGATCACTCCGGGGGCACTCAGAGCTACGTCGACAACGCCGCCTCCATCTACGTGGAGAAGGCGCAGCACCTGGTGATCCGGAATTGCATCATTCGCGACTCCGGCAACGGCCTGTTCATCGGCGTGTTCAACGGCGAGACCCAGGACGTCTTGGTGGAAGGCAACTACGTCTACGACAACGGCATCGAGGGCAGCTTCTACCAGCACAACAGCTACACCGCGGCGCTGGGCATCACGTTTCAGTACAACCACTACGGCCCGCTGCGCACCGGTTGTGGCGGCAACAACCTCAAGGACCGCTCTGCCGGCACCGTGATTCGCTACAACTGGCTCGAGGGCGGCAACCGCCAGCTGGACCTGGTAGACGGAGAGGATCACCCCAGCGTCCCGAACAGCCCCAGCTATCACGAGACCTTCGTGTACGGGAACGTGCTGTTCGAGCCCAACGACGACGGCAACAGCCAGATCGTCCACTACGGTGGCGACAGCGGCGACGAGTCCATCTACCGCAAGGGAACGCTCTATTTCTACAACAACACCGTGGTCTCGCACCGCAGCGGCAACACCACGCTGCTGCGCCTGTCCACCAACGAGGAGCACGCGGACGTCCGCAACAACGTCATCTCCGTGAGCGGAGCCGGCTCCTCCCTGGCAATGCTGGGGGAGAGCGGCGTGCTGAACCTGCAGAACAACTGGATCACCAGCGGCTGGGTCGACAGCCACGACAACTTCGGCGGCACCCTGACGGACGGCGGCAACCTCGACGGCGAGAGCGCGCCGGGCTTCGTGAGCGACGCCGACTTCCATCTCGCCGCCGGCTCTTCCTGTATCGACGCGGGCATGGCGCAGGCCCCCGCCGTGCTGCCCGCCAACGACGTCTTGAACCAGTACGTCGTGCACCAGGCCGGGCAGGCGCGCCCGCAGGTGGGCAGCCTCGATCTCGGCGCCTTCGAGCTCTGCGACAGCGACTGCCCGACCCCCGACGGCGGCGTGATCACGCCGGACGCGGGCACCGGCGGCAGCGGCAACACCGGTGGCAGCGGCAACACCGGAGGCGGCAAGAACAACACCGGCGGTAGCAACGCTGCCAGCGGCTCCGGTGACGACTCCGGCTGCGGCTGTCGTGCGGCCCCCGCGCCCGTCAGCGCCTTCGCGGGGCTGTCCTTCGGCGCCTTGGCGCTGCTCTTGCTCCGCCGGCGGCGACTACAGTAG
- a CDS encoding HAD family hydrolase, which produces MADQGQEEGLGLPRQRCQLTELLVTDLDGTLLTSDGEVHEQDRRAIAALLERGVVVSVCTGRMYSGTRHIAQSLSLSGPIGCLDGSHIVDAATDEHLARHPLSDFARDVLLSALERHAPVSFLFAGDEIIHDDRGEPFLPYVRQWSARARRLPRLTDKQTWHSIQGVAAVVSVGDQAQIERTAKELSAESGLSSITFPVGREGFRGTWGMVARAAGVSKATAVEWIARYHGVSLEDVVAVGDWLNDVPMLRAVGRSYAMAQAPESVKSAAKHVLDADAWSGGGIAEAAERAGLL; this is translated from the coding sequence GTGGCAGACCAAGGACAAGAAGAAGGTCTCGGTCTACCCCGCCAGCGCTGCCAACTGACTGAGCTGCTCGTCACGGATCTCGACGGGACGCTGCTGACGTCCGACGGCGAGGTTCACGAACAAGACCGTCGAGCCATCGCGGCGCTGCTCGAGCGCGGCGTGGTCGTGAGCGTGTGCACCGGACGGATGTACTCCGGCACGCGGCACATCGCCCAGAGCCTTTCCCTGTCCGGCCCCATAGGCTGCCTCGATGGCAGCCACATCGTGGATGCCGCAACCGACGAGCACCTGGCGCGACATCCGCTTTCGGACTTCGCCCGCGACGTGCTCTTGAGTGCCCTCGAACGTCATGCGCCGGTGTCGTTTCTGTTCGCCGGCGACGAGATCATCCACGACGATCGCGGCGAGCCCTTCCTGCCCTACGTGCGGCAGTGGTCGGCGCGCGCGCGACGGCTTCCGCGCCTGACCGACAAACAAACCTGGCACAGCATCCAGGGAGTGGCGGCGGTGGTCAGTGTTGGCGATCAAGCGCAGATAGAGCGCACCGCCAAGGAGCTGTCGGCGGAGTCGGGGCTTTCGTCGATCACCTTCCCCGTAGGGCGCGAAGGGTTTCGCGGCACTTGGGGCATGGTGGCGCGGGCCGCCGGCGTGTCGAAGGCCACGGCGGTGGAGTGGATCGCGCGCTACCACGGCGTGAGCCTGGAAGACGTGGTGGCCGTCGGAGATTGGTTGAACGACGTGCCCATGCTGCGCGCCGTGGGGCGAAGCTACGCCATGGCGCAAGCGCCAGAGTCGGTGAAGAGCGCGGCAAAGCACGTGCTCGATGCCGACGCCTGGAGCGGCGGCGGCATCGCGGAGGCCGCGGAGCGCGCGGGGCTACTGTAG
- the rpmA gene encoding 50S ribosomal protein L27 encodes MAHKKGGGSTRNGRGSNAQHRGVKVYSGESVRAGGILVRQVGQTIAPGRNVGVGRDYTLFALVDGTVAYEWQTKDKKKVSVYPASAAN; translated from the coding sequence ATGGCACACAAAAAAGGTGGCGGCTCCACACGCAACGGTCGCGGCTCGAACGCGCAGCATCGTGGCGTGAAGGTCTACAGCGGTGAGTCCGTGCGTGCGGGTGGCATCTTGGTGCGCCAGGTCGGTCAGACCATCGCTCCCGGACGCAACGTGGGCGTAGGGCGTGACTACACCTTGTTCGCGTTGGTCGACGGCACCGTTGCCTACGAGTGGCAGACCAAGGACAAGAAGAAGGTCTCGGTCTACCCCGCCAGCGCTGCCAACTGA
- the rplU gene encoding 50S ribosomal protein L21 produces MSTAVIRTGGKQYRVSEGDTIKVEKLEGEPGAKISFDEVLLVGGDTPKIGKPTVSGAKVSGEIVAQTRGDKLIVFKFKRRKKYRRKAGHRQALTQVKITGIQG; encoded by the coding sequence ATGTCTACGGCAGTCATTCGCACAGGCGGCAAGCAGTACCGGGTTTCCGAGGGCGACACCATCAAGGTGGAGAAGCTCGAAGGTGAACCGGGAGCCAAAATTTCGTTCGACGAGGTGCTGCTCGTTGGCGGAGACACGCCGAAGATCGGCAAGCCCACGGTGAGTGGCGCCAAGGTGAGCGGCGAGATCGTCGCTCAGACTCGTGGCGACAAGCTCATCGTGTTCAAGTTCAAGCGCCGCAAGAAGTACCGCCGCAAGGCCGGTCATCGTCAGGCGCTGACTCAGGTCAAGATCACCGGGATTCAGGGCTGA
- a CDS encoding acyl-CoA dehydrogenase family protein produces MISFEPTEDQLLIQGTVSDFAKSTLAPRARELEKARAVPEDLRRAVQEMGLSMASVPEELGGQGLGLLTAVLINEELARGDAAAPFGLPGFGAYIAAVLELGSPTQQKELLAPFADPSATDAFGAVAWSELSPNRERPGFSTVAKAAGGAFELTGKKCFVGNAELARSFVVFAQVDETRGWRGIEAFVVPKAAPGLSVTARHQTLGLDCASFGEVSLEGVKAERLGEGTEVPRAALRFFAKYALVVAARQVGLARAAFEIAREYCDIRTAFGKPIGHFQAIAFTLADRHMDAESAAELCRRAAWMWDSAKDEPSCLLATAHAVSHAHEAAMRAGDDAVQLHGGAGFMRDVIVEKMMRDAKQMALSGATAEHMDQLAAAVAVGAELDPALVLPTPETQAVFT; encoded by the coding sequence ATGATTTCGTTCGAGCCGACGGAAGACCAGCTCCTGATCCAGGGCACGGTCTCCGACTTTGCCAAGAGCACCCTCGCGCCGCGCGCCCGCGAGCTCGAGAAGGCTCGGGCCGTGCCCGAAGACCTTCGTCGCGCGGTCCAAGAGATGGGGCTCAGCATGGCGAGCGTGCCGGAAGAGCTTGGCGGGCAAGGCCTCGGCCTGCTGACGGCGGTGCTCATCAACGAGGAGCTCGCGCGAGGGGACGCCGCCGCGCCCTTCGGATTGCCCGGCTTCGGTGCCTACATCGCCGCGGTGCTCGAGCTCGGCAGCCCAACGCAGCAGAAGGAGCTCCTCGCGCCCTTCGCGGATCCGAGCGCGACGGACGCGTTCGGCGCCGTGGCCTGGAGCGAGCTTTCGCCGAATCGCGAGCGTCCGGGATTCTCCACGGTGGCCAAGGCCGCCGGCGGCGCCTTCGAGCTCACGGGCAAGAAGTGCTTCGTGGGCAACGCCGAGCTGGCGCGGAGCTTCGTGGTGTTCGCGCAGGTCGACGAGACTCGGGGCTGGCGCGGCATCGAAGCGTTCGTCGTTCCCAAAGCTGCCCCTGGCCTCAGCGTCACCGCGCGGCATCAGACGTTGGGGCTCGATTGCGCGAGCTTCGGTGAGGTCTCCCTCGAAGGAGTGAAGGCCGAGCGCCTCGGCGAAGGCACCGAGGTGCCCCGGGCGGCGCTGCGTTTCTTCGCCAAGTATGCCCTGGTGGTCGCCGCGCGGCAGGTCGGGTTGGCCCGCGCGGCCTTCGAGATCGCGCGGGAGTACTGCGACATCCGCACCGCCTTCGGCAAACCCATCGGTCATTTCCAGGCCATCGCCTTCACCCTGGCGGATCGCCACATGGACGCCGAGAGCGCCGCCGAGCTGTGCCGTCGCGCCGCGTGGATGTGGGACAGCGCAAAGGACGAGCCCAGCTGTCTGCTCGCGACCGCGCACGCCGTTTCCCACGCCCACGAGGCCGCCATGCGCGCGGGGGACGATGCCGTTCAGCTGCACGGTGGCGCCGGATTCATGCGTGACGTGATCGTCGAGAAGATGATGCGCGACGCGAAGCAGATGGCGCTCTCCGGCGCCACGGCGGAGCACATGGATCAGCTTGCGGCCGCCGTGGCCGTGGGCGCCGAGCTGGATCCCGCGCTGGTGTTGCCCACCCCCGAAACCCAAGCCGTGTTCACCTGA
- a CDS encoding acyl-CoA dehydrogenase family protein: protein MIELTLTSTQRMLQEALHDMGKNVIRPQSLAWDRDKAIDLDFLRNFYNMSQALRGENNPMEDFQEGPKQRDDKKPSQTNRTAAIGAEELAWADASIMLSLPGPGLGGPPLRSSGTPEQKERFFSIFRDMTKELRWGAYGLTEPGAGSDVAGIRTSCRKDGDGYVLNGRKCYITNGGRAAWVVIFATVDPTLGRAGHRAFVVEKGTPGFFVGKIEDKMGLRANETAELVLEDCFVPVDNLLGGEERYQTKEGFMTAMKTFDNTRPLVAAMAIGIGRAAYEYAADFVKDNYMLSRPIPRYAAIAERLARVGRNLEAARMLTWKAVWMADHHLPNAKEASMSKALAGKAAIGACIDAIEICGAHGSLADDHALLEKWFRDIKVYDIFEGTGHIQRVVISKRILSGLKAF, encoded by the coding sequence ATGATTGAGCTCACGCTGACCTCGACCCAACGCATGCTCCAAGAGGCGCTGCACGACATGGGCAAGAACGTCATTCGACCCCAGAGCCTCGCATGGGATCGCGACAAGGCCATCGACCTCGACTTCTTGCGCAACTTCTACAACATGAGCCAGGCCCTGCGCGGGGAGAACAACCCCATGGAGGACTTCCAAGAAGGTCCCAAACAGCGCGACGACAAGAAGCCGAGCCAGACGAATCGCACCGCCGCCATTGGCGCCGAAGAGCTGGCCTGGGCGGACGCCTCCATCATGCTCAGCTTGCCGGGCCCCGGTCTCGGCGGGCCGCCGCTCCGGAGCTCGGGAACGCCCGAGCAGAAGGAGCGCTTCTTCAGCATCTTCCGCGACATGACCAAAGAGCTTCGCTGGGGCGCGTATGGCCTCACGGAGCCGGGGGCCGGCAGTGACGTGGCCGGCATTCGCACCAGCTGTCGCAAGGACGGCGACGGCTACGTGCTCAACGGTCGCAAGTGCTACATCACCAACGGCGGCCGCGCGGCGTGGGTGGTGATCTTCGCCACCGTGGATCCGACCCTGGGCCGCGCCGGTCACCGCGCGTTCGTGGTGGAGAAGGGCACGCCCGGCTTCTTCGTCGGAAAGATCGAAGACAAGATGGGTCTCCGCGCCAACGAGACCGCGGAGCTCGTGCTCGAGGACTGCTTCGTTCCGGTCGACAATCTTCTCGGCGGCGAGGAGCGCTACCAGACGAAGGAAGGCTTCATGACGGCCATGAAGACCTTCGACAACACGCGCCCCCTCGTCGCCGCCATGGCCATCGGCATCGGTCGCGCCGCCTACGAGTACGCCGCGGACTTCGTGAAAGACAACTACATGCTGTCACGGCCGATCCCGCGCTACGCCGCCATCGCCGAGCGCCTCGCGCGCGTCGGTCGCAACCTGGAAGCCGCCCGCATGCTCACTTGGAAGGCCGTGTGGATGGCCGACCACCACTTGCCCAACGCCAAGGAAGCCAGCATGAGCAAGGCGCTCGCCGGCAAGGCCGCCATTGGCGCCTGCATCGACGCCATCGAGATCTGTGGCGCCCACGGCTCCCTCGCCGACGACCATGCGCTGCTCGAAAAGTGGTTCCGCGACATCAAGGTGTACGACATCTTCGAGGGCACCGGGCACATCCAGCGCGTCGTGATCAGCAAGCGCATTCTATCGGGCCTCAAGGCCTTCTGA
- a CDS encoding sulfatase, giving the protein MRKILALALLGFVALGCSKAEPSASAAAKSAAPSPKVAPSASAVEPKKPEPQRPYNVLFIMVDSLRADMPWTGYPRQIAPWLTEFGKRSTFYPRSYSLSSYTAKSVVPTLVGKYPSEMRRDGYFFTRWFDDNLFISERAQKAGLRTLAGHGHGYFLPNMGTNQGFDDYRLLPGTFLDTTGVHDITSDRLNKLAKEMLSDPKNVDQTGKKRFFAYFHFLDPHFTYIKHEEDPDYGDKRRDLYDNEVHFTDRWVGDLVDWVDKQPFGKNTVVIITADHGEGFGERGQYRHAYQLWESLIRVPLFIRVPGAEPRRIEVSRSAIDLAPTMADLMGLPNDPPFRGKSLVPEVYGAKAEPRPVISDLPRCDLMDRRRALIDGDYALIAFGDDNNFMLFDVVKDFKEENDLAAKEPEKLKEMKALYEKLSADIPKEPVVGGVPLMGVSPSQRY; this is encoded by the coding sequence ATGCGAAAGATCCTCGCCCTCGCCCTGCTCGGCTTCGTCGCCCTCGGCTGCTCGAAAGCCGAGCCCAGCGCCTCCGCGGCCGCCAAGAGCGCAGCCCCCAGTCCCAAGGTGGCCCCCTCTGCCAGCGCCGTTGAGCCAAAGAAGCCCGAGCCCCAGCGGCCCTACAACGTCTTGTTCATCATGGTGGACAGCTTGCGCGCAGACATGCCGTGGACCGGCTACCCGCGACAGATCGCGCCATGGCTCACGGAGTTCGGCAAGCGATCCACCTTCTATCCGCGCAGCTACTCGCTCTCCAGCTACACCGCCAAGAGCGTGGTGCCCACGCTGGTGGGCAAGTACCCGAGCGAGATGCGCCGCGACGGCTACTTCTTCACGCGCTGGTTCGACGACAACCTGTTCATCAGCGAGCGCGCACAGAAGGCCGGCCTTCGCACCCTGGCGGGACACGGCCACGGCTACTTCTTGCCGAACATGGGCACCAACCAGGGCTTCGACGACTACCGCCTGCTGCCCGGAACCTTCCTCGACACCACCGGCGTGCATGACATCACCAGCGATCGGCTGAACAAGCTGGCCAAGGAGATGCTCTCGGATCCCAAGAACGTGGACCAGACGGGCAAGAAGCGCTTCTTCGCCTACTTCCATTTCTTGGATCCGCACTTCACCTACATCAAGCACGAAGAGGACCCGGACTACGGCGACAAGCGACGGGACCTGTACGACAACGAGGTCCACTTCACTGATCGCTGGGTGGGGGACCTGGTGGATTGGGTCGACAAGCAGCCCTTCGGCAAGAACACCGTCGTGATCATCACCGCGGATCACGGTGAGGGCTTTGGCGAGCGCGGGCAGTATCGCCACGCGTACCAGCTGTGGGAGAGCCTGATTCGCGTGCCGCTCTTCATTCGCGTTCCCGGCGCCGAGCCGCGTCGCATCGAGGTGTCTCGCAGCGCCATCGATCTGGCGCCCACCATGGCGGACCTCATGGGCTTGCCGAACGATCCGCCGTTCCGCGGCAAGAGCCTGGTCCCCGAGGTGTACGGCGCCAAGGCGGAGCCGCGACCGGTCATCTCCGACCTGCCGCGCTGCGACCTCATGGATCGCCGTCGCGCGCTGATCGACGGGGACTACGCCCTGATCGCTTTCGGCGACGACAACAACTTCATGCTCTTCGACGTCGTCAAGGACTTCAAGGAAGAGAACGACCTCGCCGCAAAGGAGCCGGAGAAGCTCAAAGAGATGAAGGCGCTCTACGAGAAACTCTCCGCGGACATCCCGAAAGAGCCGGTGGTGGGCGGAGTTCCGCTGATGGGCGTGTCGCCCTCGCAACGTTACTGA
- a CDS encoding PAS domain-containing protein: MAENGPQRPWQQTAFEVATEAMFVVDDDGRILQSNRAARLLGAAPLPETLPKLSSLTEETSFTIGFRRSKGDTVQISLRCIPNVAPGTHLLIAKESVDERVRMLSRALEQTADLVLITNRDGRIVYVNPAWEAATGYSAAEAIGRSPGMVQSGQHDDEFYAHMWQTISAGHPFTAEFVNRAKDGTLFHEEKILTPLKDEGGTVTHFIATGRLVDERRRLEERLQQVHRLESVGQLAGGVAHDFNNLLTAIQANVTLALSDIGSDHEVVEDLEDTLRAAKRAASLTRQLLAFSRQQVLEPVVLDLNEVIRDARRTILRLLGADVELTLSLADGVDFIKVDRGQIEQVLVNLAVNARDAMPEGGTLGVETCSVDIDAEVGQRLGTGPGRFVRLSMVDDGTGMPPEVLSRVFEPFFTTKPRGQGTGLGLSTVYGIVTQSGGGVIAESTPGRGTRFDIYFPRTEERPRRVHSVHAPSPGETAQQTILLVEDEPTVLRSARRVLRRLGFSVLEASDARSALSLLSSTDKHVDLLLTDVVLPRMNGRELAERVRADHPDLKILFMSGYTGDVLAERSSLPVNMPFLQKPFTPATLAAKVQEVLHTHLDAD; the protein is encoded by the coding sequence ATGGCAGAGAACGGCCCGCAGCGGCCTTGGCAGCAGACGGCATTCGAGGTTGCCACCGAAGCGATGTTCGTCGTGGACGACGACGGCCGCATCTTGCAATCGAATCGCGCCGCGCGGCTGTTGGGGGCGGCGCCGCTTCCCGAAACTCTGCCCAAGCTGTCGTCGCTCACCGAAGAAACGTCGTTTACGATCGGCTTTCGGCGCTCGAAGGGTGACACGGTTCAGATCTCCCTCAGATGCATCCCGAACGTCGCTCCGGGGACTCACCTGTTGATCGCCAAAGAGTCGGTGGACGAACGAGTTCGCATGCTCTCCCGGGCCCTGGAGCAAACGGCAGACCTGGTCCTGATCACCAATCGCGACGGCCGCATCGTGTACGTGAACCCTGCGTGGGAGGCGGCCACCGGGTACAGCGCCGCAGAGGCCATAGGGCGTTCCCCTGGGATGGTTCAGTCCGGGCAGCACGACGACGAGTTCTACGCTCACATGTGGCAGACGATCAGCGCCGGCCACCCGTTCACGGCGGAGTTCGTGAATCGAGCCAAGGACGGAACGCTCTTTCACGAGGAGAAGATCCTGACTCCGCTCAAGGACGAGGGGGGCACCGTCACCCATTTCATCGCCACCGGTCGCCTGGTGGACGAGCGACGGCGCCTGGAAGAGCGCCTGCAACAGGTGCATCGCTTGGAATCCGTGGGCCAGCTCGCCGGCGGCGTGGCCCACGACTTCAACAACCTGCTGACGGCCATCCAGGCGAACGTCACCCTGGCCCTATCGGACATCGGCAGCGATCACGAGGTAGTGGAAGATCTGGAAGACACGCTGCGCGCCGCGAAGCGCGCCGCCAGCCTCACCCGGCAGCTCTTGGCCTTCAGCCGCCAGCAGGTGCTGGAGCCCGTCGTATTGGATTTGAACGAGGTCATCCGTGACGCTCGAAGAACGATCCTGCGCCTGTTGGGCGCCGACGTGGAGCTCACGCTGTCCCTTGCCGACGGCGTCGACTTCATCAAGGTGGACCGTGGCCAGATCGAGCAAGTGCTGGTCAATCTCGCGGTGAACGCTCGGGATGCCATGCCGGAAGGCGGCACCCTTGGGGTCGAAACGTGCAGCGTGGACATCGATGCCGAAGTGGGGCAGCGCTTGGGCACGGGCCCGGGTCGCTTCGTTCGGCTGTCCATGGTGGACGACGGCACGGGCATGCCGCCGGAGGTGCTGTCGCGGGTGTTCGAACCCTTCTTCACCACCAAGCCCCGCGGACAGGGCACGGGGCTTGGTCTCTCCACCGTCTACGGCATCGTGACCCAGAGCGGTGGCGGCGTGATCGCCGAGAGCACGCCGGGACGAGGCACGCGCTTCGACATCTACTTCCCGCGCACCGAAGAGCGCCCTCGGCGCGTGCATTCGGTCCATGCTCCGAGTCCTGGCGAGACCGCTCAGCAGACGATATTGCTGGTGGAGGACGAGCCCACGGTGCTCCGCTCGGCCCGCCGGGTGCTGCGCCGGCTTGGATTTTCGGTGCTTGAGGCGAGCGACGCGCGCTCGGCCCTGAGCTTGCTCTCGAGCACCGACAAACACGTCGACCTGTTGCTCACGGACGTGGTGCTACCTCGTATGAACGGGCGCGAGCTGGCCGAGCGCGTGCGCGCGGACCACCCGGATCTCAAGATCCTGTTCATGTCCGGCTACACGGGAGACGTACTCGCCGAACGCAGCTCACTACCGGTGAACATGCCGTTTTTGCAGAAGCCGTTCACCCCAGCCACGCTGGCCGCCAAGGTGCAGGAAGTGCTGCACACACACCTCGACGCGGACTGA